GGTTTGCCTATGGCAAGGCCGGTATCGTGACCGCTTGCAAAGGGTCGATCCTGCACATTGACCGCGAGGAAACTGTCTATTCAGAGCGTTGGGGACGCCGCGCCTATAGCGGCAATGGAAAACGGTATCCTGGCGGTGTCTGTCCCATTTCAGCGGTTGCCTGCGTTTGCGACACCGCCGACGACGTCAATGCCGTCATCCAGCTTGATGTGGAAGCACAGGACGAATTCTACCAATTGATCGCCAAGGCGGATGCCAAGGTGCGGGCATTGGCATCGTCCTCGCAAGGCACATTGTTTCTGGCCGCTGCGGAGTGAGCTTTTAAGGCGAGACACGCTCGTCAGCCATGACCGGGCTAAAAGTTATTCAGAACATCCGGAATGAAAGCTTGCTGGTCTGTTTAACGGATACGTCCAACAGCCGCTTTTTCGCTGGCAATCGTTCACTATAAAAGACGACTGGACTGACCGAGCACGGACATGAGCTTCACTGCCTTTTTATCGAATGAAACAAAAGTCTCGCCACCGAGCCAATTGCCATCATAAGCGATAACACCGTCTGCAAAATCACCGCCAGCATCAAATACAGCCAACCCTGCATCGACGGCAGGCCGATTCACAACAACATTTTCCGTATTCAGCAAAGCCCGGATTGCTGCTGAAATATCGCCCCGGTCAGTCCGGTATTGCCGCATCAACACCCATACAAACTCACATAGAGATTGCGTGCTAACTGCAACAGTTTCGGCATCGGCCAAAAGGTCGATCGCAGCTTTCGCTTGCGTCACATCGTCAGCAACATAAGCACGTAGCAACACATTCGTATCTGCAGTCACCTTCATGCTTTGTCAGTTCCAGCTCTTGCACCTGCTTCAGCAATAGCTTCATTTATCTCCTCGACACTGAGAACCCTGCCATTTGTCTTTCCTTTGAGGGATCCATGAAGGTCCCGGAACGAACCCTTCACTCGAACAGCCATTAGCTCCGCTTTGCCATCCGGCAGCAGATTCAATTCAACTTTTTCACCGGGCCGAATTCCCAGATGCTGAAGGATGTCCTTGCGAAACGTAACCTGACCGCGTGCCGTTACAGTTAATGTTGCCATAGCAATACCCTTTCGGTATCTCGATGTAATGCATATCTGCATTACATTCAACATCGACCGCCTATTTTGAGCAATTCCGATTCCGTCGCTACGA
The sequence above is drawn from the Pararhizobium qamdonense genome and encodes:
- a CDS encoding AbrB/MazE/SpoVT family DNA-binding domain-containing protein, whose product is MATLTVTARGQVTFRKDILQHLGIRPGEKVELNLLPDGKAELMAVRVKGSFRDLHGSLKGKTNGRVLSVEEINEAIAEAGARAGTDKA
- a CDS encoding type II toxin-antitoxin system VapC family toxin; this encodes MKVTADTNVLLRAYVADDVTQAKAAIDLLADAETVAVSTQSLCEFVWVLMRQYRTDRGDISAAIRALLNTENVVVNRPAVDAGLAVFDAGGDFADGVIAYDGNWLGGETFVSFDKKAVKLMSVLGQSSRLL